The DNA region CTTGCAGACCTGGAACAACCTGATGTGGCTTTGGCTACTTAATGAGCACCCTAGAGACTTCCAGAGGTCAAATGGTGTTCTGCAGCCTGGCATTGATCCAGCTTGACTTTACTGTAGTGACAGTGCCTGGTCTGTCATTCCAGGTGACTGGAGACCAGGCCATATATGAAAATGAGTTGGTGGCATCCAGGGATGTGAAGACTGGGAGCCTTGGCTCTGTCACTAGGGATAGCACTTTCAGGTAATATCCTGGGGGTGGTATTGCTGGGTGCCACTGTGTTCAATGTCACTAGAGAAATTCCTGCTTGTCACAAGCTCTGAATTCACAACAGGGCACTGGAGTAGGCTAAGGACTGGTACGTCTGTagttagtggggaaaaaagctggtgCTGATCAATGACACTCTGCAGACTCAAATCTGAACTCTGAAGAGAGTTTCAAGTATTTGTTAAAAGGAAGTGTTGGAGGAAAGATTTGGGATATGACTAATTAAAGTAGCTATTATGTTGCCGTCTTGGAGAAAGGACATATCGGAATGACCTTTATCTGCCTGATTTGGGGGTTTCCTGTCCCACCAGGTTACACGTCCGCTGTAGTTACTCCATCACTGGGAGCTTCATTCCCTTGAGTGTTCAGGTCTTCACATTGCCACCGCTCCCTGCTGTGTCCCAGCCAGGTCCTCTGTCCTTGGAGTTGTGTGTTGCCTCAGGTATGAGAGGTTTACAGGACTTGCTCAGGTCTTTTGGTGCAGGGCTCTGGTCTCTGCTGAGTACTAAGGGAGTATTGATGGGTGAACTTAACACAGCTTCTTCCCTGCCATGGTGGGAACTTACTGACATGGCTATGAAGGATGCTCTCGGGTTGCCTCTTTCTGTTTGCTCCTGGTCTAAAATGGCTCTTGGGTTTCTTCTGTCCCAGATGGAAGCTATACTTACTACTATACTGACAGTGACTATCCTGTTGTGAAGACTCTGAGAGACCCTGTTTATGCAGAAGTCAAGATCCTTCAGAGAACAGACCCAGACCTGGTTTTGGTCCTGCACCACTGCTGGGCCACACCAAGTATCAATCCCCAGCAAGAGCTGCAATGGCCTCTTTTGGTGGATGGGTAAGTGACTTGTAAATAGCTTTGAGTCAGGGGAATGACTTGCACTTTTTTCACTGCTGGCCTCTCCTTCTCAGGTGCCCTTATGCAGGGGACAACTATCAGACACAGCTGGTGCCTCTGAGTCTTGCCTCAGGACTACTGTTCCCCTCTCATTACCAGCGTTTCACCCTCTACACGTTCACCTTTGTGGACTCCACTTCCCAAGAGATGCTCTCTGGGCTGGTAAGATCCTGTCCTGGTTGCCTAGCTTCCTATTGAGAATAAGTAACATGTGTGAGCAATAAGAACTACTTCATAACTATGAGACTCTTGGCCTTCTTGAGGGGGGGGAGGCCAAAGACTAGGAAAATCCCCTCCTGAAACAGGAGGAGAGAGGTTGATGCAAGAAACTCTTTATTCCCCGAGACAAATGTGGTAGAGGTAAGATGCATCACTGGAAGGGTGTGACAGAAAATGAGACTACCGAAAGGGTAGGTCTACTTAAGCAAGTGCTAGCTTGCTGCCTAAGCTCTTCTGTTGAACTGGCTTAGGGTGTGTGCTCTAAATATGCTAATCAGTATTCTCTAAACTAAATTTCTTGGCCAAAATGACTTGAAAATAGCTTTTGGCACCTGGGAAGCATCTGGGCTCTGAATCTCATGAGCCTCTGAGCAGTTAAGTCACATGAAGTTCACCATGCCTTGTACTGTTTGCTCAGTGTTCCTGGGATCAATTAATACTCAAAACTGGTCCCAGCTGTACCTAGCAGTGGTCACAGTGTAGTGCTTTGATAGCTGTGTCCCTGGTGTCAGGGAGAAGTGCTGTAATGCCAGATCTGACGGAGTTTGAAGGTGTATGGTAAAGGTATCAAAGCTGccttgcagcaggcagcagagggctCCAAGGCTACAGCTTGTATGTGAAGCAAGCCAAAGGAATCTTTCTGCCCTCTCTCTTCTGTGATCAGGTGCagtgggtctggctgggatggagataactttcctcatagcagcccatatggtgttgtggttttggatttgtggctaaaacagtgttgatagctaGAACATTGGTGTGTTATTTTCTGAatagtgcttgcacagcattgaggctttttctccttgctgtttctCAGCCCCAAGTCAGTAGGCATGGGGTAGGCTagaagctgggaggcagcacagctgggacagctgacccatattggccaaagggacattccatgctgtatgatgccatgctcagcaataaacaCTGGAGGATTTTGTCTTCCCATGTAGCTGATGCTCAGACTGGCTGACATCGGTACGCTTGTGTGAACGGGGTGGGTGATTTGCCTTTGCATTACCTGTGTTTTGGTCTtgttcttccctctccccttccccttcacTTGTCAAGCTGTCTTTCTCTCCAGCTatgggttttcttgcttttgctcttcctattctctcctcaCCCTACtgggccagggcagggggactgaggaagtggctgtgtgggtgcttagctgctggccagggtcaatgTACCACACCAGGATACCACCTGGCTACAGATACTGCCTGAGTGATTCCAGGCTGTGTCCCATTCTTTCTAGGTGTACCTGCACTGCAGTGCTTCTGTGTGCCACCAGTCTGTACAGGAGTCCTGCACCATCACTTGTCCTGCTAGAGCCAGTAAGTGTCCTAGCCTTCCTGCTTCCCCATCCAAAGGGGCAACAAGTGTCTAGCCCCCAAGCTGGGGGGTAGGAGGACATGTAGGCTATGGACTAGTTCACTTGAGCCATGGACAGCTTGACAAGGcatttcctgctccttttccctgAGGAAGGGCCCTTGCCCTTATGCCAAAAAGGCAGAGGTTTTCATAGGCTCTTAATTCCATGTTGATTCATATGGAAGGCTTGGCCTTCAGAGCTTCTTGTGTTGAGAAGCTGACCTGGACAAAGTTTGCTGACCTTCAGGGCTATACATCTTCTCACCTATTTTGCTCTGTAGGGGGTAAAAGGAGTGCTGAGCATCCTCTTCAGGACGGTGCCTCCCATGTCTCCAGCAAAGGCCCTGTGATTTTCCTCCAGGATGAGCTAAGATGGGACAAAGCTAAGGATGGCCTTGGTAAGCGTGCCAGCCCAGCGTagccaggctggggaagagggctgGTCTAAGTCTTTCCTGACTGAGCCCTGAAGGCATCCCTGTGCCTCGCTGGAGGAGTGTTAACTGGGGCCTCTCTCCACCCACAGGAGCAGCTGCGCATGCTGCAGCCCCCTGGGCTCTGGGGTTTGCTGCTGTGGCAACTGGGGCAGCTCTGTGCATGGTGCTtgtggctgctgtgctgtggcGAAGGAAGGTGCCTGTAACGCATTAAGTTAATGTATTGCAATAAAGTGGCTGTCAAACCCACTCAGTCTGTGGGACTCTCTCCCTGGCCCAGAGCACGCAGTGTTGAACAGGAGTGTGTCTTGGGGACCCTGGCTGTAAGCCTTTGTTGGCAAGACAAAAATCCTGATGGCTGTGAGAGCTTTCCAAATGCTGTTTCTCTGAATCCATCTCACTTTCTGGCTATTATTCTGCTCTGGGATTACTGTTAAGTGTCTGCTGCTGTCAAGAGGGAGTCCTTGTCATGGCCTGGGCTTCTGGGAAGCTGCAGACTGAGACAGGAGTGATGCTGGGTGGTGTCTGCATTTCTGTCAGTGGCTAAGGTGGCCTTCAAAAGTACTTACTTACCTTGGCTCCTCTCAAACACTGAGTAGAAGTGCAGCAAAActaattaaaagcaaattctgcagctgcttctcctctggGGATGCAGAGCTGGTATGTGActgtgcagaggagctgggaatTGCCCACTTGCCCCTGAGCTCACCAGGTAAGTCAGGGCTGTGCTCATGTGGCAGGACTTGGAGGCAGGGATGGCAAAGCACTACACAAATGGGCCTTCCTAATGATGCTGTATGTGAACCTACCTCTCTTGCTCTGGAAACAAAAAAGGgcaggtgggatttttttttttctggaggatgAGAACATGGAAACTTAattccaactgaaaaaaacaaagggCCTAGGTGGTttgaacttcaggaaaaaattcAAACTTGATTTAAAGATTAATCTTAAACCTTCATGCACGAGCAAACAGTTAGGAGCCTTCAAAGCTCTCAGATTAAAGCTAATTTGACACCACCATTGGCATAACAGTGCCATGGATGTGCTTTTTTGAGATGAGACGTAAAACTTGCTGTTCTGAGTGTCAGGAGCAGTTCAGTGTGGTGAGGTCAGTCATGGCAGCTAAGCAGGATCATTCTCTGCTTCCTGAGGTCCTGAGCAAAAACAGTCCACAAAACCTCTCCTGATGGTGGAAGGGGAAAGGGGCTCCACCCCACCCCttgctgcccaggctgggggagCTTTGGTGCTTGCACTTGCACTGAGATCTCCTTATAGCTGATGGGGTAGTCCCTGAGCAAGTATGcttgaggggaaggaaaaatattttttttttctcgccCCCCTGGCTTGATTAGAAATTCCCCCTGTTAAAAGACACATAAGTAGTCTTAATCATACTGCCTAGGGGCCTTTAAAGGGGAAGAGCAGCTCTTATACACATGGAAGCAAAGAACTGAACAGTATCTTGCTTGAGGCAGCAGATATTGTTCTATTTAATTGGATTCTGCCAATACTGTGTGATTGGAAGGTGTTAACAGGTGGTGGCAActgctttttaattcctttcttacTCCAACAAGAAATTTTGGGAATTGTcttacaatgtttttatttttctagcagaaCTGCTCTTCCCTGCTACTTACAGGATAACCAGTGCTCTTAGTCTTGCCTGCTTTTAAAATCTAATCAGAAGAAGAGAAGATAAGACTCCTCCATGTTATATGGTGGGAGGGTGAAGGAGatcacaggctggagaaatatCAGCTGGAGATAGGTCAAACAGCTGCCTCCTTTTAGGGAATGCCCCTGGCAACTAAATGGCCTTGGTACAGatggagctctgtctgggaaagCAGAGTGTAAACTCATAATGTGCCTTATGACAAGTCTTTAGCAGCTGTCTAATGTTAATTAACTGAGCAATTAGAGGAGTAATATAGTCCACACCTTTTCAGTAGACCAGGCAGGGTGCTCTGGCACTGCTAACTATGTGTGCTAGCCAAAATCTAAACACCttcctggctgcagctggagtctTCCCATGCCTCAGTAaggcagacaaaaatatttgcttagaaAGCTTAGATGCCTGTGTGGAGGCTGAAGGGGCTA from Mycteria americana isolate JAX WOST 10 ecotype Jacksonville Zoo and Gardens chromosome 6, USCA_MyAme_1.0, whole genome shotgun sequence includes:
- the LOC142410929 gene encoding zona pellucida sperm-binding protein 4-like; the encoded protein is MGVAGQSRTAFGAMVFWGFLGCLALVVGAQGSVFSDPTLLACGQESLQLTLPPGWEGNASFVLTTWDTEGKAHALQNDSDCGLLVSGTPDGSRKVSVSYSGCYVFEWDGDYLMLVGLEGTDAAGQKTLHEEKLLRCPVDLPALDAPSSSVCSAVLSQDRLPCASLPISQGDCEVRGCCYDPRDRVKPCYFGNTVTAHCTPDGQFSITISRDVTLPPIILDSVQLASGHSTGCVPVMKNNAFVVYQFPVSACGTTFQVTGDQAIYENELVASRDVKTGSLGSVTRDSTFRLHVRCSYSITGSFIPLSVQVFTLPPLPAVSQPGPLSLELCVASDGSYTYYYTDSDYPVVKTLRDPVYAEVKILQRTDPDLVLVLHHCWATPSINPQQELQWPLLVDGCPYAGDNYQTQLVPLSLASGLLFPSHYQRFTLYTFTFVDSTSQEMLSGLVYLHCSASVCHQSVQESCTITCPARARGKRSAEHPLQDGASHVSSKGPVIFLQDELRWDKAKDGLGAAAHAAAPWALGFAAVATGAALCMVLVAAVLWRRKVPVTH